In a single window of the Nicotiana tomentosiformis chromosome 10, ASM39032v3, whole genome shotgun sequence genome:
- the LOC138900184 gene encoding uncharacterized protein, with translation MTIASSSRTVVPPAEKPGNFSGANFKGWQQRVFFWLTTLGIEKFTSEDPSVHAVDMSDNEKFMIVEAWKQADFLCKGYILNALEDDLYNVYSAVKISKELWDALEKKYKTEDACLKKFVVFKFLDYKMIDSKIVGTQIEEDNKKAEKMSRRNSMIMGANIIEEIAPKSKKRKRSSDRLRSRTKRNSRATATIVKKAGHKAPDCRLPKKDKKKGQANIVEKNDDIDDLCAMLSECNLVKNPKERWIEPLDIFVLSKKHLRLTLLLAPKKSFPWEILQQPKLKVMGSYS, from the exons atgacgatagcctcgtcaagccgaactGTTGTTCCACCGGCCGAGAAACCGGGAAATTTTTCTGGAGCCAatttcaaaggatggcagcaaagggtatttttctggcttaccacacttggtatcgAGAAGTTCACTAGTGAAGACCCTTCAGTGCATGCCGTCGACATGTCAGACAATGAGAAgtttatgattgttgaggcgtggaaacaGGCAgactttctttgcaaaggctacatcctaaatgctttggaggatgacttgtacaatgtctaTAGTGCTGTGAAaatttcgaaagaattatgggacgcacttgagaagaagtacaagactgaagatgcatgcttgaagaagtttgtAGTTTTCAAGTttttagactataaaatgatagacagcaaaatcgttggaacccaa attgaggaagacaacaaaaaaGCTGAGAAGATGTCTCGTAGAAATTCAatgatcatgggagctaatattaTTGAGGAgattgctccaaaaagtaagaagagaaagaggtcttcggacagactaaggagcagaacaaaaagaaattcaagggcaactgCTACAATTGTGAAAAAAGCTGGTCACAaggcccctgattgtcgtctcccgaaaaaggataagaagaagggacaggccaacatagtggagaaaaatgatgacattgatgatctgtgtgcaatgctttcggaatgcaacctagttaaAAATCCAAAGGAGCGATGGATTGAGCCACTCGACATATTTGTGttgtcaaagaagcatttgcgacttactctactgctggccccgaagaagagctttccatgggaaatactacAACAGCCaaaattgaaggttatgggaagttATTCCtaa